In Ipomoea triloba cultivar NCNSP0323 chromosome 7, ASM357664v1, a single genomic region encodes these proteins:
- the LOC116024494 gene encoding MACPF domain-containing protein At1g14780: MSNNHAIIERALSSLGKGFDLTSDFRLKYCKGKERLVMLNDTHTRELLVPGFGAIGDVSIDIKCDKGDRTRYQSDILDFNQMSEFFNRKSAVPGKIPSGMFNSMFGFQSGSWATDAGNTKCLGMDGYFIILFDVHIDRYPLVLVDEVRNAVPSSWDPAALARFIEKYGTHIIVGLGIGGQDVVLVRQDKSSNMEPSQLKNHLDNLGDQLFTGICNFSPHQIKTKEQYKPPEAFNVFDPQPNVFNTFSSVTAKNGITVICSKRGGDLSANTHCEWLLTVPSMPDAIHFNFIPITSLLKGVPGKGFLSHAINLYLRYKPPIADLQYFLDFQAHKIWAPVHNDLPLGPTTNRSIRPPALQFNLIGPKLYINPTQVTVGKRPVTGMRLYLEGVKCNRLGVHLQHLSNTPVLLEDKMQDGGTWRGSEESVDERYFEPIQWKKFSHVCTAAVKYDPTWASSPDAFIVTGAQLHVKSYDSKNVLHLRLLFSRVSNACIVQSQWVQCSSENPTKTTSFLSALSTTISGSSEKDKPPTPQVVIDSGVYPLGPPMPIHTQKLLKFVDTSQLCRGPSDSPGHWLVTGAKLDMDRGKICLHVKFSLLNICSS, encoded by the exons ATGAGCAACAATCATGCGATCATCGAGAGGGCGCTTAGCAGCCTGGGAAAAGGTTTCGACTTAACGTCGGATTTCCGGCTGAAATACTGCAAAGGAAAAGAGAGGCTGGTGATGCTGAACGACACGCACACCAGAGAGCTCCTCGTACCTGGATTCGGCGCCATCGGCGATGTCTCCATTGATATCAAGTGCGATAAAGGCGACCGGACGCGCTACCAGTCCGACATCCTCGACTTTAATCAGATGTCGGAGTTTTTCAACCGGAAATCGGCCGTGCCGGGGAAGATCCCGTCCGGGATGTTCAACTCGATGTTCGGGTTTCAGAGCGGGTCGTGGGCTACAGACGCGGGGAACACAAAGTGTTTGGGAATGGATGGATATTTCATCATTCTCTTTGATGTTCATATTGATCGCTATCCTCTTGTTCTCGTTGATGAAGTTAGAAATGCTGTTCCTTCTAGTTGGGATCCCGCTGCCCTTGCCAG GTTCATAGAGAAATATGGGACACACATTATAGTTGGTTTGGGCATAGGAGGCCAAGATGTGGTGTTGGTAAGGCAAGATAAGTCATCAAATATGGAGCCTTCACAACTCAAGAACCATTTGGATAACCTTGGAGACCAATTATTTACTGGAATTTGCAACTTCTCCCCACAccaaatcaaaaccaaggaacaATATAAG CCACCGGAGGCTTTCAACGTGTTCGATCCACAGCCTAACGTCTTCAACACATTCTCATCAGTCACAGCAAAAAAT GGGATAACAGTGATATGTTCAAAGAGAGGTGGGGACTTATCAGCCAACACGCACTGCGAATGGCTTCTAACGGTTCCATCAATGCCGGACGCAATTCATTTCAACTTCATCCCCATCACCTCTCTCCTTAAGGGTGTCCCTGGCAAGGGTTTTTTGTCACACGCCATTAATCTTTATCTTCgat ACAAGCCCCCAATTGCTGATTTGCAGTACTTTCTGGACTTCCAAGCACACAAGATTTGGGCTCCGGTCCACAATGATCTCCCCCTTGGCCCAACAACAAACAGATCCATTCGACCTCCGGCCCTACAATTCAACTTGATAGGCCCTAAGTTGTACATCAATCCCACTCAG GTAACAGTGGGGAAGAGACCAGTAACTGGAATGCGGCTTTATCTTGAGGGTGTGAAATGTAATAG gTTAGGCGTACACCTTCAACATTTGTCGAACACGCCGGTACTCCTGGAAGACAAAATGCAGGACGGGGGGACGTGGCGTGGATCAGAAGAAAGCGTGGATGAGCGATACTTCGAGCCCATCCAATGGAAGAAATTCTCCCACGTCTGCACTGCCGCCGTCAAATACGACCCCACCTGGGCATCCTCGCCGGACGCCTTCATCGTCACCGGCGCACAGCTCCACGTCAAATCCTATGATTCCAAAAACGTCTTACATCTCCGCCTGCTCTTCTCCAG GGTTTCGAACGCGTGCATCGTGCAGTCGCAATGGGTGCAATGCTCATCGGAGAATCCCACCAAAACAACTAGCTTCCTCTCAGCGTTGAGCACCACCATTTCCGGCAGCTCGGAGAAGGATAAACCACCGACGCCGCAGGTGGTGATAGACTCCGGCGTGTATCCGTTAGGGCCGCCGATGCCGATCCACACTCAAAAGCTACTCAAATTCGTGGACACCTCTCAACTGTGTAGAGGACCATCAGACAGTCCAGGACATTGGTTGGTCACGGGGGCAAAATTAGACATGGATCGGGGAAAAATTTGCCTGCATGTCAAATTCTCCCTGTTGAATATATGTTCTtcatga
- the LOC116025500 gene encoding probable RNA-dependent RNA polymerase 1 isoform X1, with the protein MGKTVQVSGFPYLVTAEEAKTCIEKHTGAGSVSALEVKKCRTGQRSYAKVQFGNNRIADQIISLANNRKLYFGTSYLKAFEMDTRIVQDRSYIHEMESLTLYFGCQTSKERFYSIWRGGIVSIKFGYGLKKMHLFLSYLSTEYKLQLSYEHIWEIKLYRPHHRNVKFLVIQLFAAPRIYKKAEDSIYNFYAITPDEQWVRTTDFTRNCIGQSSSLCLEIPAGVTLPKFRDHFVYYSETDSQFSVESGKPFSHNLDLVPILRSPQEVNLPFKVLFKICSLVQQGCLPGPALNTNFFRLVDPFTVNIGCIEYALEKMYYLKECCYDPVRWLTEQYEQYHKFKQPPKSAAISLDDGLVYVRRVLVTPLRVYFSGPEVNQSNRVLRHYPDDIDNFLRVSFVDEDWEKIHSMDLSPRTSSPSGKTNIYDRILKVLRDGIVIGDKRFEFLAFSSSQLRESSVWMFASRVGLTAADIRAWMGDFRKIKNVAKYAARLGQSFGSSRETLSVARHEVEMIPDITIQRQGTEYNFSDGIGKISADFARRVAIKCGLEDFAPSAYQIRYGGFKGVVAVDPCSSKKLSLRNSMLKYESDNIKLDVLAWSKYQPCYLNRQLVTLLSTLGVRDEVFEKKQSEAVAQLNAILTDPLKAYEALELMAPGENTNILKEMLTCEYKPDVEPFLSMMLQTFRASKLQDLRTRTRIFVPQARSMMGCLDETGLLNYGEVFVQYSGSGPRQLPVGPQLYEPRNYNRIFQGTVVVAKNPCLHPGDVRVLRAVNVPALRHMVDCVVFPQKGERPHPNECSGSDLDGDIYFVCWDQELIPRSMEVPMDYTPAPSMDVYHDVTIEEVRKYFVDYILNDSLGIISNAHVAFADKEPLMAKSQPCLKLAQLFSIAVDFPKTGVPAEIPSDLRVKEYPDFMEKPPEKVTYVSTRVIGKLFREVKDITPEVSSIKSFTLEIAMRSYDPDLVVDGFEQYIDEAFYRKNEYDFKLGNLMDYYGIKTEAEVLSGGAIRASKFFDRRRDADAVSFAMKSLRKEARAWFKVGSEYDDQLAKASAWYYVTYHHTYWGLYNEGMNRPHFISFPWCVYDKLIQIKKDKIDKRNKIARALGSLRLG; encoded by the exons ATGGGAAAGACAGTTCAGGTGTCGGGGTTCCCTTATCTTGTGACTGCAGAAGAGGCTAAAACTTGCATAGAGAAGCATACTGGAGCAGGCTCTGTATCTGCCTTAGAGGTTAAAAAGTGCAGAACGGGACAACGATCATATGCGAAAGTCCAATTTGGAAACAATAGAATCGCGGATCAAATTATAAGTTTGGCCAATAACAGGAAGTTGTATTTTGGCACCTCGTATTTGAAGGCTTTTGAAATGGACACCCGTATTGTGCAAGATAGATCGTACATCCATGAGATGGAGAGTCTAACTCTGTACTTTGGATGTCAAACATCGAAGGAGCGGTTTTACTCGATATGGAGAGGGGGTATTGTCTCAATAAAATTCGGATATGGATTGAAAAAAATGCACCTCTTTCTTTCCTATCTATCTACTGAATACAAGCTTCAACTTTCATATGAACACATTTGGGAGATCAAGCTATATCGTCCCCATCATAGAAATGTGAAATTCCTTGTTATACAG TTATTTGCTGCTCCACGGATCTACAAGAAAGCAGAAGACTCCATTTATAACTTCTATGCGATTACTCCAGATGAACAATGGGTGAGGACAACAGATTTTACGCGAAATTGCATTGGACAATCTTCGAGTTTGTGTTTGGAGATTCCTGCAGGTGTCACACTACCGAAATTCCGTGATCATTTTGTGTACTACAGCGAAACTGATTCACAATTCAGTGTAGAGTCTGGTAAACCGTTTTCTCACAATCTGGATCTAGTTCCAATTCTGCGTTCTCCACAGGAAGTTAACTTGCCTTTCAAAGTATTGTTTAAGATCTGTTCTTTGGTGCAACAAGGATGCCTTCCTGGGCCTGCACTCAATACAAATTTTTTCCGCTTAGTTGATCCATTTACGGTAAACATTGGATGCATTGAGTATGCCTTGGAGAAAATGTACTATTTAAAGGAATGCTGTTATGATCCTGTACGTTGGTTGACTGAGCAATATGAGCAGTATCACAAGTTCAAGCAGCCTCCAAAATCGGCTGCTATAAGTCTCGATGATGGCTTGGTATATGTACGCAGAGTCCTAGTTACTCCATTGAGAGTGTATTTTAGTGGTCCTGAGGTAAACCAATCCAATCGTGTGTTGCGCCATTATCCAGATGACATTGATAATTTTCTTCGTGTATCGTTTGTTGATGAGGATTGGGAAAAAATACATTCTATGGATTTATCTCCCCGCACGTCTTCCCCTAGTGGCAAAACAAACATTTATGACAGGATTCTAAAGGTACTCAGAGATGGCATTGTTATTGGGGATAAGAGATTCGAATTTCTCGCGTTCTCCTCAAGCCAGTTGAGGGAGAGTTCTGTTTGGATGTTTGCGTCTAGAGTTGGACTTACTGCTGCTGATATAAGAGCATGGATGGGGGACTTtagaaagattaaaaatgtTGCAAAGTATGCTGCGAGGCTTGGCCAATCTTTTGGTTCATCCCGGGAAACGTTGAGTGTTGCCAGGCATGAGGTTGAAATGATTCCCGACATAACGATTCAAAGACAAGGAACAGAATATAATTTTTCTGATGGGATCGGGAAAATATCTGCAGACTTTGCTCGAAGAGTTGCAATAAAATGTGGCCTCGAGGATTTCGCTCCATCTGCTTATCAAATCCGTTATGGTGGATTCAAGGGTGTCGTTGCTGTTGATCCTTGTTCATCAAAGAAGTTGTCATTGAGAAATAGCATGTTGAAATATGAATCGGACAACATAAAGCTCGATGTTTTGGCGTGGAGCAAATATCAGCCCTGTTATCTTAATCGCCAGCTAGTAACACTCTTGTCTACACTCGGTGTCAGAGATGAGGTCTTTGAGAAGAAGCAAAGTGAAGCAGTTGCTCAACTTAACGCTATCCTCACCGATCCTCTAAAGGCATACGAGGCTCTCGAGTTGATGGCTCCGGGAGAAAACACTAACATTCTTAAAGAGATGCTCACGTGTGAGTACAAGCCTGATGTCGAACCATTTCTCTCAATGATGTTACAAACATTCAGAGCATCGAAGTTGCAAGATTTGAGGACTAGGACTAGGATATTTGTCCCCCAAGCGAGATCAATGATGGGATGCCTAGATGAAACCGGACTATTGAACTATGGTGAAGTGTTTGTTCAATATTCTGGTTCTGGACCGAGACAACTTCCTGTTGGTCCTCAACTCTATGAACCCAGAAACTACAATCGCATATTCCAGGGAACGGTGGTCGTTGCAAAGAACCCATGCTTGCATCCTGGTGATGTTCGTGTTTTGAGGGCTGTTAATGTGCCTGCTTTGCGCCATATGGTGGATTGCGTTGTTTTCCCCCAAAAGGGCGAGAG ACCTCATCCAAATGAATGTTCGGGAAGTGATTTGGATGGCGATATTTACTTTGTTTGTTGGGACCAAGAACTGATACCAAGGTCAATGGAAGTGCCAATGGATTATACCCCTGCTCCAAGCATGGACGTATACCATGATGTCACAATCGAG GAAGTCCGGAAGTATTTCGTGGACTACATTCTGAATGACAGTTTAGGCATTATTTCGAATGCCCATGTTGCATTCGCAGATAAAGAACCATTAATGGCAAAGAGTCAACCGTGTCTAAAACTTGCACAACTCTTCTCTATTGCTGTAGACTTCCCGAAGACAGGTGTTCCTGCTGAGATACCTTCGGATTTACGGGTCAAAGAGTATCCGGATTTTATGGAAAAGCCTCCCGAGAAGGTGACCTATGTTTCGACACGAGTAATTGGGAAGCTATTTAGGGAGGTGAAGGATATTACTCCCGAGGTAAGCTCTATAAAGTCGTTTACTCTAGAGATAGCAATGAGGTCATATGATCCTGACTTGGTGGTTGATGGGTTTGAACAATACATTGATGAAGCTTTCTATCGCAAAAACGAGTACGACTTTAAATTGGGTAATCTTATGGACTACTATGGCATAAAAACCGAGGCTGAAGTACTCAGTGGCGGGGCCATAAGGGCTTCGAAATTCTTCGACCGTAGAAGGGATGCAGACGCGGTTAGTTTTGCCATGAAGTCTTTGAGGAAGGAAGCGAGGGCGTGGTTCAAGGTAGGAAGCGAGTACGATGATCAATTGGCAAAAGCGTCGGCTTGGTACTATGTAACGTATCACCATACTTACTGGGGTTTGTACAACGAGGGGATGAACCGTCCTCACTTTATTAGTTTCCCGTGGTGCGTCTACGACAAGCTGATTCAGATCAAGAAGGACAAAATAGACAAACGGAACAAGATTGCAAGGGCTCTTGGAAGCTTGAGATTGGGTTGA
- the LOC116025500 gene encoding RNA-dependent RNA polymerase 1 isoform X2: MGKTVQVSGFPYLVTAEEAKTCIEKHTGAGSVSALEVKKCRTGQRSYAKVQFGNNRIADQIISLANNRKLYFGTSYLKAFEMDTRIVQDRSYIHEMESLTLYFGCQTSKERFYSIWRGGIVSIKFGYGLKKMHLFLSYLSTEYKLQLSYEHIWEIKLYRPHHRNVKFLVIQLFAAPRIYKKAEDSIYNFYAITPDEQWVRTTDFTRNCIGQSSSLCLEIPAGVTLPKFRDHFVYYSETDSQFSVESGKPFSHNLDLVPILRSPQEVNLPFKVLFKICSLVQQGCLPGPALNTNFFRLVDPFTVNIGCIEYALEKMYYLKECCYDPVRWLTEQYEQYHKFKQPPKSAAISLDDGLVYVRRVLVTPLRVYFSGPEVNQSNRVLRHYPDDIDNFLRVSFVDEDWEKIHSMDLSPRTSSPSGKTNIYDRILKVLRDGIVIGDKRFEFLAFSSSQLRESSVWMFASRVGLTAADIRAWMGDFRKIKNVAKYAARLGQSFGSSRETLSVARHEVEMIPDITIQRQGTEYNFSDGIGKISADFARRVAIKCGLEDFAPSAYQIRYGGFKGVVAVDPCSSKKLSLRNSMLKYESDNIKLDVLAWSKYQPCYLNRQLVTLLSTLGVRDEVFEKKQSEAVAQLNAILTDPLKAYEALELMAPGENTNILKEMLTCEYKPDVEPFLSMMLQTFRASKLQDLRTRTRIFVPQARSMMGCLDETGLLNYGEVFVQYSGSGPRQLPVGPQLYEPRNYNRIFQGTVVVAKNPCLHPGDVRVLRAVNVPALRHMVDCVVFPQKGERPHPNECSGSDLDGDIYFVCWDQELIPRSMEVPMDYTPAPSMDVYHDVTIEEVRKYFVDYILNDSLGIISNAHVAFADKEPLMAKSQPCLKLAQLFSIAVDFPKTGVPAEIPSDLRVKEYPDFMEKPPEKVTYVSTRVIGKLFREVKDITPELSIAKTSTTLNWVILWTTMA; the protein is encoded by the exons ATGGGAAAGACAGTTCAGGTGTCGGGGTTCCCTTATCTTGTGACTGCAGAAGAGGCTAAAACTTGCATAGAGAAGCATACTGGAGCAGGCTCTGTATCTGCCTTAGAGGTTAAAAAGTGCAGAACGGGACAACGATCATATGCGAAAGTCCAATTTGGAAACAATAGAATCGCGGATCAAATTATAAGTTTGGCCAATAACAGGAAGTTGTATTTTGGCACCTCGTATTTGAAGGCTTTTGAAATGGACACCCGTATTGTGCAAGATAGATCGTACATCCATGAGATGGAGAGTCTAACTCTGTACTTTGGATGTCAAACATCGAAGGAGCGGTTTTACTCGATATGGAGAGGGGGTATTGTCTCAATAAAATTCGGATATGGATTGAAAAAAATGCACCTCTTTCTTTCCTATCTATCTACTGAATACAAGCTTCAACTTTCATATGAACACATTTGGGAGATCAAGCTATATCGTCCCCATCATAGAAATGTGAAATTCCTTGTTATACAG TTATTTGCTGCTCCACGGATCTACAAGAAAGCAGAAGACTCCATTTATAACTTCTATGCGATTACTCCAGATGAACAATGGGTGAGGACAACAGATTTTACGCGAAATTGCATTGGACAATCTTCGAGTTTGTGTTTGGAGATTCCTGCAGGTGTCACACTACCGAAATTCCGTGATCATTTTGTGTACTACAGCGAAACTGATTCACAATTCAGTGTAGAGTCTGGTAAACCGTTTTCTCACAATCTGGATCTAGTTCCAATTCTGCGTTCTCCACAGGAAGTTAACTTGCCTTTCAAAGTATTGTTTAAGATCTGTTCTTTGGTGCAACAAGGATGCCTTCCTGGGCCTGCACTCAATACAAATTTTTTCCGCTTAGTTGATCCATTTACGGTAAACATTGGATGCATTGAGTATGCCTTGGAGAAAATGTACTATTTAAAGGAATGCTGTTATGATCCTGTACGTTGGTTGACTGAGCAATATGAGCAGTATCACAAGTTCAAGCAGCCTCCAAAATCGGCTGCTATAAGTCTCGATGATGGCTTGGTATATGTACGCAGAGTCCTAGTTACTCCATTGAGAGTGTATTTTAGTGGTCCTGAGGTAAACCAATCCAATCGTGTGTTGCGCCATTATCCAGATGACATTGATAATTTTCTTCGTGTATCGTTTGTTGATGAGGATTGGGAAAAAATACATTCTATGGATTTATCTCCCCGCACGTCTTCCCCTAGTGGCAAAACAAACATTTATGACAGGATTCTAAAGGTACTCAGAGATGGCATTGTTATTGGGGATAAGAGATTCGAATTTCTCGCGTTCTCCTCAAGCCAGTTGAGGGAGAGTTCTGTTTGGATGTTTGCGTCTAGAGTTGGACTTACTGCTGCTGATATAAGAGCATGGATGGGGGACTTtagaaagattaaaaatgtTGCAAAGTATGCTGCGAGGCTTGGCCAATCTTTTGGTTCATCCCGGGAAACGTTGAGTGTTGCCAGGCATGAGGTTGAAATGATTCCCGACATAACGATTCAAAGACAAGGAACAGAATATAATTTTTCTGATGGGATCGGGAAAATATCTGCAGACTTTGCTCGAAGAGTTGCAATAAAATGTGGCCTCGAGGATTTCGCTCCATCTGCTTATCAAATCCGTTATGGTGGATTCAAGGGTGTCGTTGCTGTTGATCCTTGTTCATCAAAGAAGTTGTCATTGAGAAATAGCATGTTGAAATATGAATCGGACAACATAAAGCTCGATGTTTTGGCGTGGAGCAAATATCAGCCCTGTTATCTTAATCGCCAGCTAGTAACACTCTTGTCTACACTCGGTGTCAGAGATGAGGTCTTTGAGAAGAAGCAAAGTGAAGCAGTTGCTCAACTTAACGCTATCCTCACCGATCCTCTAAAGGCATACGAGGCTCTCGAGTTGATGGCTCCGGGAGAAAACACTAACATTCTTAAAGAGATGCTCACGTGTGAGTACAAGCCTGATGTCGAACCATTTCTCTCAATGATGTTACAAACATTCAGAGCATCGAAGTTGCAAGATTTGAGGACTAGGACTAGGATATTTGTCCCCCAAGCGAGATCAATGATGGGATGCCTAGATGAAACCGGACTATTGAACTATGGTGAAGTGTTTGTTCAATATTCTGGTTCTGGACCGAGACAACTTCCTGTTGGTCCTCAACTCTATGAACCCAGAAACTACAATCGCATATTCCAGGGAACGGTGGTCGTTGCAAAGAACCCATGCTTGCATCCTGGTGATGTTCGTGTTTTGAGGGCTGTTAATGTGCCTGCTTTGCGCCATATGGTGGATTGCGTTGTTTTCCCCCAAAAGGGCGAGAG ACCTCATCCAAATGAATGTTCGGGAAGTGATTTGGATGGCGATATTTACTTTGTTTGTTGGGACCAAGAACTGATACCAAGGTCAATGGAAGTGCCAATGGATTATACCCCTGCTCCAAGCATGGACGTATACCATGATGTCACAATCGAG GAAGTCCGGAAGTATTTCGTGGACTACATTCTGAATGACAGTTTAGGCATTATTTCGAATGCCCATGTTGCATTCGCAGATAAAGAACCATTAATGGCAAAGAGTCAACCGTGTCTAAAACTTGCACAACTCTTCTCTATTGCTGTAGACTTCCCGAAGACAGGTGTTCCTGCTGAGATACCTTCGGATTTACGGGTCAAAGAGTATCCGGATTTTATGGAAAAGCCTCCCGAGAAGGTGACCTATGTTTCGACACGAGTAATTGGGAAGCTATTTAGGGAGGTGAAGGATATTACTCCCGAG CTTTCTATCGCAAAAACGAGTACGACTTTAAATTGGGTAATCTTATGGACTACTATGGCATAA